A region of the Candidatus Methylomirabilis oxygeniifera genome:
AGAAGGGTTTTTCCTGTCCCTGGCGGACCATACAGCAGGACGCCTTTGGGCGGCTTGATGCCGAGGCGCTCGAAGGCCTGAGGATGGGTCAGCGGCAGTTCCACAGTCTCCCGAAGGGCCCGTTTGACATCGGCCAGGCCGCCGACATCGCTCCAGGTCACCCGAGGAACCTCGATCAACAGCTCCCGAAGGGCCGAAGGGCGGATCCGCCGTAACGCCTGGTTAAAGTCCTCGTGGGTGACGACCAGACGCTGCAGGACCTCGGCGGGGAATGTTTCAAGCCTGAGATCCAACTCCGGGAGGATGCGCCGGAGCGCATTCAGGGCCGCCTCACGGCAAAGGGCGGCCAAGTCCGAACCAACACAGCCGTGCGTGAGGTCCGCCACCCAATCCAGGTTGACATCCGGGGCAAGCGGCATGGCCCGCGTGTGAATCGTGAGAATCTGACGGCGCCCATTACGGTTGGGCACCCGCAGCTCAATCTCCCGGTCGAAGCGGCCTGGGCGGCGTAACGCCAGATCGATCGCGCCGACGCGGTTGGTGGCTCCGATGACGATCACATTACCGCGCGGCGTCAGGCCGTCCATTAATGTCAACAGTTGGGCCACGACCCGCCGTTCTACCTCGCCCATCACCGCCTCGCGCTTGGGGGCGATCGAGTCAAGCTCATCGATAAAAATAATGGCGGGCGGGTTCTCCTGCCCCTCCTGGAAGATCGCGCGAAGGCGTTCCTCCGATTCGCCGTAGAAACGTCCCATGATTTCGGGTCCATTGATGGTGGCGAAGTGGGCCTTGGCTTCATTGGCCAGGGCCTGGGCGAGGAGGGTCTTACCGGTCCCCGGAGGGCCGTGCAGGAGCACGCCTTTGGGCGGCGCAATCCCAAGCCGATCGAACAGTTCCGGATGTTTGAGCGGCAGCTCCACAACCTCCCGGATCTCATTGATGACGTCGCCAAGCCCGCCGATGTCGTCGTAGGTGATATCCGGAAGGTGGGCCTCTTTGGTCTCGACAAACTCAGGGAGGAGTTCTACCTCGGTTTGGGGATTGATGCGCACAATGCCGGATGGGACGGTGCCCGCGACGACCAGGCGCACCTCGCCCAAGCCGATTGCCAGTGAGCCGAGTAAGCCACGGAAGAGTTCCTCCGGGTACATCCCGGGTGGGACAATCTCCTTGGAACGTGAGGCTGTTCCGACCGAGATCAGGTCGCCACGAACGACAGGACGGTAGAGCAGCGCCTGGCGGAGTACCTCGCCTGGGGCGACGGCGCGCAAGCCCTTGCGGGCGGGCGCCAGCGTCACCTTTTGCGCATCCCGCCAGACGGCCTTGCGGACCTGCACGTAATCGCCTATGCTGGCATGCGCATTCGTGCGAATCACGCCATCGACCCGGACCACATCCAGGCCTTGATCGGCTGAGCGGGCCGCCGCCACCAGGGCTGCCGTTTCCCGATCCCCGATAATGGAGACAATCTCGCCCCGTTCCAACTCCAGGACGGCAAAGGCTGCGTCGCTGACGCGGACAATCCCGCGACCGACGTCCTCCTGGCCGGCTTCAGCCACCTTCAGGCGAATGTCTCCCTCCACGTGAGGCTGTTGCATCTACTCTTTCGCTCCCGTAGTCTGGTCGTTCGTCTGACGCCCGTCGAAATACGCAAGGCCGGCAGGCAGTTGTATTCGAATTGTGTCTTGCGCCACGCACGGACTCTACCAAGGGCAGCAGATCGCGTCAAGGTCAGAGTGGAGAAAAATTGTCGCAGAGTCATGATCGAGCATTCTTAGATCGAGGAAGCAAACGGCGGGAGCCTGTAAAAAGCAAAAGCCACAAGGTGTTCGTTCGTACATCACCTCCGGACTAGGCCGGACACCCCGTGGCTCTCTCGAGGAAACCTCACTTGGAGCGGGTTTTGGTCCCAGGCTAAGCCCTCTTGCTCTGCAAGCATTCACAACTTCGTGCTTGCTCGCGGCTCTTTCAGCCATCGCCCGTTCACTGGGGCTTCCTCACTACTAATATAGGGCGATCCCCAATTGTGTGCAAGACCCACTCTGTGTTTATCCGACAGATCAGCCTGCTTTGTCTCTTTCCCAAGGATGCCGATGAAGGGTATACTGGGGCGCTCTTGCAGACAGGACACCTGGTAGGCACGCA
Encoded here:
- a CDS encoding protein of unknown function (Evidence 5 : No homology to any previously reported sequences), with the translated sequence MSCLQERPSIPFIGILGKETKQADLSDKHRVGLAHNWGSPYISSEEAPVNGRWLKEPRASTKL
- a CDS encoding protein of unknown function (Evidence 5 : No homology to any previously reported sequences), translating into MTLRQFFSTLTLTRSAALGRVRAWRKTQFEYNCLPALRISTGVRRTTRLRERKSRCNSLTWRETFA
- a CDS encoding putative Vesicle-fusing ATPase (Evidence 3 : Function proposed based on presence of conserved amino acid motif, structural feature or limited homology; PubMedId : 2140770; Product type e : enzyme), encoding MQQPHVEGDIRLKVAEAGQEDVGRGIVRVSDAAFAVLELERGEIVSIIGDRETAALVAAARSADQGLDVVRVDGVIRTNAHASIGDYVQVRKAVWRDAQKVTLAPARKGLRAVAPGEVLRQALLYRPVVRGDLISVGTASRSKEIVPPGMYPEELFRGLLGSLAIGLGEVRLVVAGTVPSGIVRINPQTEVELLPEFVETKEAHLPDITYDDIGGLGDVINEIREVVELPLKHPELFDRLGIAPPKGVLLHGPPGTGKTLLAQALANEAKAHFATINGPEIMGRFYGESEERLRAIFQEGQENPPAIIFIDELDSIAPKREAVMGEVERRVVAQLLTLMDGLTPRGNVIVIGATNRVGAIDLALRRPGRFDREIELRVPNRNGRRQILTIHTRAMPLAPDVNLDWVADLTHGCVGSDLAALCREAALNALRRILPELDLRLETFPAEVLQRLVVTHEDFNQALRRIRPSALRELLIEVPRVTWSDVGGLADVKRALRETVELPLTHPQAFERLGIKPPKGVLLYGPPGTGKTLLAKAVANEAKANFMLAKGSDLLSKWYGESEQRIREFFAKARQVAPAIVFFDEVDALVPRRGTAAGEPHVTERIVNQLLSELDGLEELRGVVILGATNRPDLIDPALLRPGRFDALVYVPVPDAAARHEILAVHTRHMALADDVDLKDLVRRTDRFTGADLALICMRAAQLALRKDLEAKAVTHADFLAALAETLPSVTEAMEREYAEVGKRLRQAVPQKDSALGHYL